The following proteins are encoded in a genomic region of Danio rerio strain Tuebingen ecotype United States chromosome 16, GRCz12tu, whole genome shotgun sequence:
- the LOC108179594 gene encoding uncharacterized protein isoform X1, protein MDLMGHTMRYNVDFIVIVIFLWASHLLRSSVYAHSTLQFRFHCEKLATSNGFMYQVPQYVIPGGNLKDCEHGWYFLNGTFIVDSTIPGENLGFVVRVNPENLTVTTCVNLKWQLDCDNIKFYRIVNYTEVRLEVTLITTQTTLPENNTSPGDKDRASFAGSIIAVLVGIGIVGLILAVTCCLFGKKAYKKIKEPSLTAVNGSDKQSYV, encoded by the exons ATGGATCTGATGGGTCATACAATGCGATACAACGTAGATTTCATTGTGATAGTCATCTTCTTATGGGCATCACATCTTTTGCGATCATCAGTGTACG CTCATTCTACATTGCAGTTTCGGTTCCATTGTGAAAAATTGGCTACTTCCAATGGCTTTATGTATCAGGTGCCTCAATATGTTATTCCTGGGGGAAACTTGAAGGATTGTGAACATGGCTGGTATTTTCTG AATGGAACATTTATTGTTGACTCAACCATCCCGGGGGAAAATTTAGGATTTGTTGTGCGTGTGAATCCTGAGAACCTGACTGTTACAACATGTGTAAACCTTAAATGGCAACTTGACTGTGATAACATTAAG TTTTACCGTATTGTCAATTATACAG AAGTGAGACTTGAAGTGACACTTATAACAACACAAACGACCTTGCCAGAAAATAACACTTCACCAGGAGACAAGGACCGTG CAAGTTTTGCAGGCTCGATAATTGCTGTGCTTGTGGGGATTGGGATAGTGGGTCTTATCCTGGCTGTTACCTGTTGTTTATTTGGGAAAAAAGCATACAAGAAG ATCAAGGAGCCTTCACTTACAGCAGTAAATGGGTCCGACAAACAATCTTATGTCTGA
- the LOC108179594 gene encoding uncharacterized protein isoform X2 produces the protein MYQVPQYVIPGGNLKDCEHGWYFLNGTFIVDSTIPGENLGFVVRVNPENLTVTTCVNLKWQLDCDNIKFYRIVNYTEVRLEVTLITTQTTLPENNTSPGDKDRASFAGSIIAVLVGIGIVGLILAVTCCLFGKKAYKKIKEPSLTAVNGSDKQSYV, from the exons ATGTATCAGGTGCCTCAATATGTTATTCCTGGGGGAAACTTGAAGGATTGTGAACATGGCTGGTATTTTCTG AATGGAACATTTATTGTTGACTCAACCATCCCGGGGGAAAATTTAGGATTTGTTGTGCGTGTGAATCCTGAGAACCTGACTGTTACAACATGTGTAAACCTTAAATGGCAACTTGACTGTGATAACATTAAG TTTTACCGTATTGTCAATTATACAG AAGTGAGACTTGAAGTGACACTTATAACAACACAAACGACCTTGCCAGAAAATAACACTTCACCAGGAGACAAGGACCGTG CAAGTTTTGCAGGCTCGATAATTGCTGTGCTTGTGGGGATTGGGATAGTGGGTCTTATCCTGGCTGTTACCTGTTGTTTATTTGGGAAAAAAGCATACAAGAAG ATCAAGGAGCCTTCACTTACAGCAGTAAATGGGTCCGACAAACAATCTTATGTCTGA